In Elusimicrobiota bacterium, one genomic interval encodes:
- a CDS encoding PAS domain-containing sensor histidine kinase: MIRYRGLAWVMLAASLAGIFGLGAWNLFQIHRNAIQSHARWVSRLSDRVMAERQNLTRRVNDLPEDINEMRQQAEEYPSVVAIFRTNHLSHQTKRWVRDSVRSSLETIDPRLVALELKSLETGTNLPGPVLFIDGVAHETVVRPLDRQHALIIYMQNPEITRVFQQETPPWQVHTFVYDYEGHPIYLSNPSPVIESMIDGILNKVRTGTFSGQVKWRGKEAWHWLVTFRYDPLSDWTFVVTEPLPWAYAPFLSFVIGLTGVMMLAGFSWRSASAMSRQWMSRQLRQYGQRVDKFIFSKEATLNDPPPELKELTSVAKNLRWLVPEWEKAESLSRGLDLDRKLLSLLVESLPEGILFFSAEGHLQLSNELGRAFLTLNQETGHEHRTVGGIQIPRGYLEPFLEPVFTGKQKNLGKEVETTWAENKYLYRLWVESVETKEGTVDGFFVVIRDITFRKQWEHVQEQMMSGITHDLRGPLSAIMGYIDLARRQIKDDQQPKAAEYMGLAREAGVRLTRMVSDILDVVRFEQGNIELQPQAIAIREIFERLENFFTVMAQQKQVQMKLECDDVQEESVWGDPKLLERVFDNLVGNAIKFTPSGGKVTVAAQRGQGRMIFEVMDTGRGIPREAQSRIFDKFQQVRPGDRSAGYGLGLAVVKFIVEAHKGDIRVESEIGHGSRFTFWIPNAQEKPEGPGISETTLS; this comes from the coding sequence TTGATCCGATATCGAGGATTGGCTTGGGTGATGCTGGCGGCTAGTTTAGCCGGCATTTTCGGACTGGGGGCGTGGAACCTGTTCCAGATTCACCGGAACGCTATCCAGAGCCATGCCCGCTGGGTGAGCCGTCTTTCGGACCGGGTGATGGCGGAGCGGCAGAACCTCACCCGGCGCGTGAATGACTTGCCGGAAGACATTAATGAAATGCGTCAGCAGGCCGAGGAGTATCCTTCCGTTGTGGCTATTTTCCGGACCAATCATCTTTCGCATCAGACCAAACGCTGGGTGCGCGATTCGGTCCGGTCTTCACTCGAAACCATCGATCCGCGGCTCGTCGCATTGGAGCTCAAATCCCTGGAGACTGGGACCAACCTGCCCGGGCCGGTTCTTTTTATTGATGGAGTGGCTCATGAGACAGTGGTGCGGCCGCTCGACCGCCAGCATGCGCTCATCATCTATATGCAGAACCCTGAGATCACGCGGGTTTTTCAGCAGGAGACGCCCCCCTGGCAGGTCCATACGTTCGTTTACGATTATGAAGGGCATCCGATTTATCTGTCCAATCCCTCGCCAGTGATCGAGTCCATGATAGACGGGATTCTTAATAAAGTGCGCACCGGCACGTTTTCCGGGCAGGTGAAATGGCGGGGGAAAGAGGCCTGGCACTGGCTGGTCACGTTTCGCTACGATCCGCTTTCGGATTGGACGTTTGTGGTGACGGAACCCCTTCCCTGGGCGTATGCGCCGTTCCTTTCCTTTGTCATAGGCCTGACGGGCGTGATGATGCTGGCTGGTTTTTCCTGGCGATCCGCGTCGGCGATGTCTCGTCAATGGATGTCTCGCCAACTGCGGCAGTACGGCCAGCGCGTCGATAAGTTTATTTTCAGCAAAGAGGCCACGCTCAATGACCCGCCTCCGGAGTTGAAAGAGTTGACGTCGGTGGCGAAGAATCTGCGTTGGCTGGTGCCTGAATGGGAGAAAGCCGAATCCTTGAGCCGCGGTCTGGATCTGGATCGCAAACTCCTGTCACTCCTGGTCGAATCCCTGCCGGAAGGGATTTTGTTTTTCAGTGCGGAAGGCCATCTACAGCTCTCCAATGAATTAGGCCGGGCGTTTCTGACGCTGAACCAGGAGACGGGGCATGAACACAGGACCGTTGGGGGGATTCAGATCCCGCGCGGTTATCTGGAGCCTTTTCTGGAGCCGGTTTTCACCGGCAAGCAGAAAAACCTCGGGAAAGAGGTCGAAACAACCTGGGCCGAAAACAAATATTTATACCGTCTGTGGGTGGAAAGCGTTGAAACCAAAGAAGGAACGGTCGATGGCTTCTTTGTCGTGATCCGGGATATCACCTTTCGAAAGCAATGGGAGCATGTTCAGGAACAAATGATGAGCGGGATCACGCACGATTTGCGGGGTCCGCTCTCGGCCATCATGGGGTATATCGATCTGGCGCGCCGGCAAATCAAGGACGATCAGCAGCCGAAGGCGGCGGAGTATATGGGATTGGCCCGTGAAGCCGGGGTGCGGCTCACCCGGATGGTCAGCGATATTCTGGATGTCGTGCGCTTTGAGCAGGGAAATATTGAATTACAGCCGCAAGCCATTGCCATACGGGAAATTTTTGAGCGTCTGGAGAACTTTTTCACGGTCATGGCCCAGCAAAAACAGGTCCAGATGAAATTGGAATGCGACGACGTTCAGGAAGAGTCTGTCTGGGGAGACCCCAAACTATTGGAGCGCGTGTTCGATAACCTGGTGGGCAATGCCATCAAGTTTACTCCCTCGGGAGGGAAGGTGACGGTGGCCGCGCAGCGCGGGCAGGGGCGAATGATTTTTGAAGTCATGGATACCGGGCGCGGCATCCCGCGGGAGGCGCAATCCCGTATTTTTGATAAATTCCAGCAGGTGCGTCCGGGGGATCGTTCAGCCGGGTATGGGCTGGGTCTGGCGGTCGTCAAATTTATCGTGGAAGCGCACAAAGGGGATATCCGGGTGGAATCCGAAATCGGGCACGGCAGCCGTTTCACGTTTTGGATTCCGAATGCCCAGGAGAAACCCGAAGGGCCAGGGATCAGCGAGACAACGCTTTCATGA
- a CDS encoding HAMP domain-containing sensor histidine kinase, translating into MKTESSSSPLLKLIQQEGLQTVAHDLRTPITVIKGNLQLLLSGIVGEMSGDQLMLIQRSIGPLDDLIRMTDNILQMAQIENKELQLSLEDIDLDKLLAEICEFYQLPFQQRGMQIHRDGNTVGLHLKADGFWIRRVLHNLVWNAYKFTPNTGTVVLQVRHKGEGVEILVQDNGRGIPAENLNKIFDKFEQTDVLKDRKLGNGLGLWISKQVIERHGGSISVESKEGQGSSFILYFPPDKVF; encoded by the coding sequence ATGAAAACCGAATCCTCATCCTCGCCGCTCCTTAAACTGATCCAGCAGGAAGGCCTGCAGACGGTCGCGCACGACCTGCGCACGCCCATTACGGTGATCAAAGGAAATCTTCAATTGTTGCTGAGCGGCATTGTGGGAGAAATGTCGGGAGATCAGTTGATGCTGATTCAGCGATCCATCGGCCCGCTGGACGATCTGATTCGAATGACGGACAACATCCTTCAAATGGCCCAGATTGAAAACAAAGAGCTCCAGCTGTCGCTGGAAGATATTGATTTAGACAAGCTTCTGGCCGAGATTTGCGAATTTTATCAACTGCCTTTCCAACAGCGCGGCATGCAGATCCACCGGGATGGAAACACCGTGGGGCTCCATCTCAAAGCCGACGGGTTCTGGATCCGGAGGGTCCTTCACAACCTGGTTTGGAATGCCTACAAGTTCACGCCGAATACCGGCACAGTGGTTCTTCAGGTGCGCCACAAAGGAGAAGGCGTTGAGATTCTCGTTCAGGATAATGGACGCGGGATCCCGGCGGAGAACCTGAATAAGATTTTTGATAAATTCGAACAAACGGACGTCCTGAAGGACCGCAAATTAGGCAATGGACTGGGCCTCTGGATCAGCAAACAGGTCATTGAGCGCCATGGCGGAAGCATCTCCGTTGAATCGAAGGAAGGCCAGGGCAGTTCCTTTATCCTCTACTTCCCTCCCGACAAAGTTTTC
- the cobA gene encoding uroporphyrinogen-III C-methyltransferase — MRGKVYLIGAGPGDSGLLTLKGRDCLVRADVVVYDTLVHPQILEFAKPSASRIPVGKRGKHHALEQSRIHDLLVKQAQRGRVVARLKSGDPFLFGRGSEEAEYLAGHHIPYEVVPGVSSASAAAAYAGIPLTDRRMGSMVTLVDGREEEKRKITSVVEWSRISRQGTLIIFMGLDQFETITQRLIRLNWDETLPAAVIRWGSLPGQVVVEGTLGDIAQKARSIDVHPPALIVIGRVVGLRKKLRWFESKPLFGKRLVITRAAEQAPELAHLLQEAGAEVLSFPTIQILPPKNWSIPDQAIREIATFDWILFTSANGVGAFVNRLKTLGGDVRDLKGIRLGAIGPKTSASLQAFGLKVDAFPSEYRAETLADVIGEAKNVRVLLVRAEKAREILPKTLEARGALVTIAPVYRTIKPRGLAADIRQPLLDRKIDAITFTSPSTVDGLMQYFSARERRRIFEHVKAAVIGPITAATLREYGVHPTIRAKTYTVDALAKAIIQYFSK; from the coding sequence ATGAGAGGCAAAGTTTATCTGATCGGCGCAGGACCCGGAGATTCAGGGCTGTTGACGCTCAAAGGCCGGGATTGCCTGGTCCGGGCCGACGTGGTTGTCTACGACACGCTGGTCCATCCGCAAATCTTAGAATTCGCCAAACCGTCCGCCTCCCGCATCCCCGTCGGGAAACGGGGGAAGCATCACGCCCTGGAGCAGTCGCGGATCCATGACCTTCTGGTCAAACAGGCGCAGCGGGGGCGGGTGGTCGCCCGGCTGAAAAGCGGCGACCCATTCCTTTTTGGCCGGGGAAGCGAAGAAGCCGAGTATTTGGCCGGCCATCACATTCCGTATGAAGTGGTTCCCGGAGTCTCCAGCGCATCCGCCGCTGCAGCGTATGCCGGAATACCACTGACCGATCGCCGGATGGGTTCCATGGTGACTCTGGTGGACGGCCGCGAAGAGGAAAAACGGAAAATCACCAGTGTGGTGGAGTGGTCCCGCATCTCCCGCCAGGGAACGTTGATTATTTTCATGGGACTGGATCAATTTGAAACGATCACGCAGCGTCTGATCCGCCTGAATTGGGATGAAACCCTGCCGGCCGCCGTGATCCGCTGGGGCAGCCTCCCCGGGCAGGTCGTGGTGGAAGGCACGCTGGGCGATATCGCGCAGAAGGCGCGTTCTATCGACGTCCACCCTCCGGCACTCATTGTCATCGGCCGCGTGGTGGGACTGCGGAAGAAACTCCGTTGGTTCGAATCCAAACCGCTTTTCGGTAAACGGCTGGTAATCACGCGTGCCGCGGAACAAGCCCCTGAATTGGCTCACCTTCTGCAGGAGGCCGGGGCCGAGGTCCTTTCCTTCCCGACGATTCAGATCCTGCCTCCGAAAAACTGGTCGATTCCGGATCAGGCGATCCGGGAGATCGCGACCTTTGACTGGATTCTTTTTACCAGCGCCAACGGCGTAGGGGCATTTGTTAACCGTCTGAAAACCCTGGGAGGCGATGTCCGTGATCTGAAGGGCATACGGCTCGGGGCCATCGGCCCTAAAACCAGCGCCAGTCTTCAGGCCTTTGGCTTAAAAGTGGATGCCTTCCCATCCGAATACCGGGCGGAAACGTTGGCGGACGTGATCGGGGAAGCCAAAAACGTCCGAGTGCTGCTCGTGCGCGCCGAAAAAGCCCGCGAGATTCTGCCCAAGACCCTGGAAGCACGCGGAGCGCTGGTCACGATCGCACCGGTCTATCGAACCATCAAACCGCGGGGCCTGGCCGCGGACATCCGGCAGCCTTTGCTGGACAGAAAGATTGACGCCATCACCTTTACTTCTCCCTCGACGGTGGACGGTTTAATGCAGTACTTTTCCGCACGGGAGAGACGGCGGATTTTTGAGCATGTCAAAGCCGCGGTGATCGGGCCGATTACCGCGGCTACGCTTCGCGAATACGGGGTTCACCCCACTATCCGGGCCAAGACCTATACGGTGGATGCCCTGGCCAAAGCCATCATCCAATATTTTTCAAAATGA
- the def gene encoding peptide deformylase, whose product MILDVLDVPHPLLKTRCHLVEPDLDGLSAFIDDILETLYHYPRCVGLAANQVGKPWRVIAVDASRIDKPGTQHGLVVLLNPWISARSSPSLLREGCLSLPHYTGNVLRSAAVVIHGKDRAGNVVEVKAEGFEAVVFQHELDHLDGFVFLDRVASLETDVFRRKKYC is encoded by the coding sequence GTGATTTTAGACGTCCTCGACGTTCCTCACCCGCTGTTGAAAACCCGCTGCCATCTGGTGGAGCCGGATCTCGACGGCCTATCCGCCTTTATCGACGACATTCTGGAGACGCTGTACCATTATCCGCGTTGTGTCGGACTCGCGGCCAATCAGGTGGGAAAACCCTGGCGGGTCATTGCGGTGGATGCGTCCCGCATCGATAAGCCCGGCACACAGCATGGCCTGGTCGTTCTTTTGAATCCCTGGATCTCCGCCCGCAGCAGTCCTTCGCTGTTGCGGGAGGGGTGCCTGAGCCTTCCTCATTACACCGGCAATGTGCTGCGATCGGCGGCCGTGGTGATCCACGGGAAAGACCGCGCCGGGAATGTAGTTGAGGTTAAAGCGGAAGGTTTTGAGGCGGTGGTGTTCCAGCATGAGCTGGATCATCTGGATGGATTCGTTTTTCTGGACCGGGTCGCGTCGCTGGAAACCGATGTGTTCCGAAGGAAAAAATACTGCTGA
- a CDS encoding inositol monophosphatase family protein encodes MNRPVGADRCPPAHLLRQTLFLALQRAGQLVRENFHHPKKIRYKNNSPINLVTWVDQAGDRLIRQTIHRRFPSHDFLTEESKPTGRGSPYKWIVDPLDGTTNYAHHFPQVAVSIGLEHEGEICLGGVYDPLREELFWAEKGKGAFLRQKRHQSRLRVSPTPQLKKSLLLTGFPYDRRERADLYLSYLKAFMNRIQGIRRAGAAALDLCWVACGRVDGYWEWRLKPWDVAAGRLIVEEAGGSLSDFSGRAFSIYRKQTLATNGRIHREMLAVMKALSR; translated from the coding sequence ATGAATAGACCTGTAGGGGCGGACCGCTGTCCGCCCGCTCATCTCCTGAGGCAGACCTTGTTTCTCGCGCTCCAGCGCGCCGGTCAACTGGTTCGCGAGAATTTTCACCATCCTAAGAAAATCCGCTATAAAAATAACAGCCCGATCAATCTCGTGACCTGGGTCGATCAGGCCGGGGACCGGTTAATTCGCCAGACCATCCACCGGCGTTTTCCCTCCCATGATTTTCTCACCGAAGAATCCAAACCGACCGGCCGAGGGTCTCCCTACAAATGGATCGTTGATCCGTTGGATGGAACCACCAATTACGCCCACCACTTCCCGCAAGTGGCCGTCTCGATCGGGCTGGAACACGAGGGCGAGATTTGTCTCGGCGGGGTTTATGATCCGTTACGCGAGGAGCTCTTCTGGGCTGAAAAAGGAAAAGGCGCATTTTTGAGGCAGAAACGGCATCAGAGCCGGCTGCGGGTGTCGCCGACGCCGCAATTAAAGAAATCGCTCCTCCTGACGGGTTTCCCTTATGACCGGCGGGAACGCGCGGATCTCTACCTGTCCTACCTGAAGGCTTTCATGAACCGGATTCAAGGCATCCGGCGCGCGGGAGCCGCGGCGCTGGATTTGTGCTGGGTGGCCTGTGGACGCGTGGATGGTTATTGGGAATGGCGGCTGAAACCCTGGGATGTGGCGGCCGGGCGGTTGATTGTGGAAGAGGCCGGAGGGAGTTTGTCGGATTTTTCAGGCCGCGCGTTCAGTATCTACCGGAAACAAACGCTGGCCACCAATGGACGGATTCACCGCGAAATGCTGGCGGTCATGAAAGCGTTGTCTCGCTGA
- a CDS encoding HNH endonuclease: MLSDVLVLNRNFYAIHIADWQRALSLVYLDHARVVDQEYRTYSFDDWRELSKILENHPAGFVSTPTFRIAVPEVIALRTYDKLPVGDVKFTRRNIYEHYGYRCCYCGRRFGTPELNLEHVLPHSRGGKTDWSNIVTSCIPCNLKKADRLPVEAGMKLLIKPSKPKWRGSASLVFKAPFKIRASWQRFVDTVYWNTELEP, translated from the coding sequence ATGCTTTCCGATGTTCTTGTCCTGAATCGAAACTTTTACGCGATTCACATCGCGGACTGGCAGCGTGCTCTGTCGCTGGTCTACCTGGATCATGCCCGGGTCGTGGACCAGGAATACCGGACCTATAGCTTTGACGATTGGCGGGAGTTGTCTAAAATCCTGGAAAATCATCCCGCCGGTTTTGTTTCCACCCCGACGTTCCGGATCGCCGTTCCCGAAGTGATCGCTTTAAGGACCTACGATAAACTGCCCGTCGGCGATGTCAAATTCACCCGGCGTAATATTTACGAGCATTATGGATACCGCTGTTGTTATTGCGGCAGGCGGTTCGGGACGCCGGAGTTGAATCTGGAGCATGTGCTTCCGCATTCCCGCGGCGGCAAGACGGATTGGTCGAATATCGTGACGTCTTGCATCCCCTGCAACCTGAAAAAAGCGGATCGTCTTCCGGTAGAGGCCGGCATGAAACTCCTGATCAAGCCGTCCAAGCCGAAGTGGCGCGGCAGCGCTTCGCTGGTGTTTAAAGCACCCTTTAAAATCCGGGCCTCCTGGCAGCGGTTTGTCGATACGGTTTATTGGAACACCGAACTCGAACCGTAA
- a CDS encoding ACT domain-containing protein: protein MSKNYFLISASGKDRPGIVAAVTKVLFELGGNVEDSTMTRLGGEFTIMLIVSVPSSLSLPTLQKGLHPLGKKLALHVSVQPMSAGLARGTRSEPHYLISIYGTDQAGIIYQVAKALADRRINITDLQTKSITRGHAPLYVMLLEVQTPTALDVDELRNELERLRQSLQVELTLQDIEAIAL, encoded by the coding sequence ATGTCTAAAAACTATTTTCTGATCAGCGCCTCCGGCAAAGACCGTCCCGGGATTGTCGCGGCGGTTACGAAGGTTCTTTTCGAACTCGGCGGGAATGTCGAAGATTCCACCATGACCCGCCTGGGAGGCGAATTCACGATTATGCTGATTGTCAGCGTCCCCTCCTCGCTCTCGTTGCCAACGCTTCAGAAAGGACTGCACCCCCTCGGGAAAAAATTGGCCCTTCACGTCAGCGTGCAGCCGATGTCAGCTGGGTTGGCACGGGGGACACGCTCGGAACCGCATTACCTGATCTCGATTTACGGGACGGACCAGGCCGGCATCATTTACCAGGTGGCCAAAGCCCTGGCGGATCGGCGTATCAATATTACCGATCTGCAGACCAAATCCATCACGCGAGGCCACGCGCCCCTTTATGTCATGCTTCTGGAGGTCCAGACGCCCACCGCGCTGGATGTGGATGAACTGCGCAACGAATTGGAGCGGCTGCGTCAATCATTGCAGGTCGAGTTGACCCTGCAGGATATTGAAGCGATCGCGCTGTGA
- a CDS encoding NUDIX hydrolase, producing the protein MRKIFLPDFYYLESDGQVFLVKKKGLWRFPSRRREIPFRFTPVLIIPHLKNRIQFAIPILKHHPDRWFHKDDLIGRQEVDPIVQQAVNRSLPRGAAKVAVIEKGKVLMVKAARGLTKGYWNLPGGFMGYGEHPTESARREVFEELGIRVRLTKLLGIYSDVFPQTGGYMLSFVYLGKRRPGPIKPHPEEIETYTWMPVRQALRSTLNPFAKAGLRDYRRKPSARHPRVL; encoded by the coding sequence ATGCGAAAGATTTTCTTGCCTGATTTTTACTATCTGGAATCCGACGGCCAGGTTTTTCTGGTCAAAAAGAAAGGCCTGTGGCGCTTTCCATCCCGGCGCCGGGAAATTCCCTTCCGGTTTACGCCGGTACTGATCATCCCTCACTTAAAAAACCGCATTCAGTTTGCGATCCCCATCCTGAAGCACCACCCGGACCGCTGGTTTCACAAAGACGACCTGATCGGGCGCCAAGAGGTGGATCCGATCGTTCAGCAGGCGGTGAACCGGAGCCTGCCGCGCGGCGCCGCCAAAGTCGCGGTCATCGAAAAAGGCAAGGTACTGATGGTCAAGGCGGCCCGGGGCCTCACCAAGGGGTATTGGAATTTGCCGGGCGGATTTATGGGGTATGGGGAACATCCGACGGAGAGCGCCCGGCGGGAAGTCTTTGAGGAGTTGGGGATCCGCGTGCGACTGACGAAGCTTCTGGGGATTTACTCGGACGTTTTTCCGCAGACCGGCGGCTACATGCTGAGTTTTGTGTACCTGGGGAAACGGCGGCCCGGCCCCATCAAGCCCCACCCGGAAGAAATTGAGACGTATACCTGGATGCCGGTCCGCCAGGCTCTGCGCTCCACCTTGAACCCGTTCGCCAAAGCGGGGCTACGGGATTATCGAAGAAAACCATCCGCTCGTCACCCCCGAGTGCTTTAA
- the hemB gene encoding porphobilinogen synthase: protein MAFPATRLRRLRMNPRIRQSLQETDLPAGRLIAPLFVRPGKGIRQPIQSMPGQAQWSIDLLLREARSLNRLGIRSILLFGIPSHKDPYGREAYAPQGIVQQAVRALKLQIPELLVITDLCFCEYTSHGHCGVIRNGSLDNDATLKLIAKTALAQARAGADIIAPSGMIDGMVRTIRQTLDRHGFQDRLIMSYSAKYASAFYGPFREAAGSAPATGDRKSHQMNPANSEEALREAALDVQEGADIVMVKPALAYLDIIRRMKEQTHLPIAAYNVSGEYAMVKAASQNGWIDEKRVIQEILTGIRRAGADLIITYHAKDFLA from the coding sequence ATGGCTTTTCCGGCTACCCGCCTGCGGCGGTTGCGTATGAATCCGCGCATCCGACAGAGTCTGCAGGAAACGGATTTACCAGCCGGGCGGCTGATTGCGCCGCTCTTTGTCAGGCCCGGGAAAGGGATCCGCCAGCCGATCCAATCCATGCCGGGACAGGCTCAATGGTCGATCGATCTGCTTCTACGGGAAGCTCGATCGCTGAACCGGCTGGGGATCCGCTCCATTCTTCTCTTCGGCATTCCTTCTCACAAAGATCCGTACGGCCGGGAGGCCTATGCTCCTCAAGGCATCGTCCAACAAGCGGTCCGAGCGCTCAAGCTCCAGATCCCGGAGCTTCTGGTCATCACCGACCTCTGTTTCTGCGAATACACCTCGCACGGTCATTGCGGTGTTATAAGGAACGGTTCTCTTGATAATGACGCGACGCTGAAGCTCATCGCGAAAACCGCCCTGGCGCAGGCCCGGGCCGGGGCCGACATCATCGCCCCCAGCGGTATGATCGACGGGATGGTCCGGACCATCCGCCAGACGCTCGACCGGCACGGCTTTCAAGACCGGCTGATCATGAGTTATTCGGCCAAGTACGCCTCCGCCTTTTACGGCCCTTTCCGCGAAGCGGCCGGGAGCGCCCCTGCAACAGGCGACCGGAAAAGTCACCAGATGAATCCCGCCAACAGCGAAGAGGCGCTGCGCGAAGCCGCGTTGGATGTCCAGGAAGGCGCCGATATCGTGATGGTGAAACCGGCGCTGGCCTATCTCGACATCATTCGCCGGATGAAAGAACAAACCCATCTCCCGATTGCCGCCTATAATGTGTCCGGTGAATACGCGATGGTCAAAGCGGCCTCGCAGAACGGGTGGATCGACGAGAAGCGCGTGATCCAGGAAATCCTGACCGGCATTCGGCGCGCCGGGGCCGATTTGATTATTACGTACCATGCGAAAGATTTTCTTGCCTGA
- a CDS encoding FlgD immunoglobulin-like domain containing protein: MKKVLAFTALFFSSLVWAESTPYGTPPALSTLPHEIIAQVTNAPNPFDSRRGGIDGETRISYWLASNYSVQVTLYDLLGSRVCRWTFQPGQEGGRSGVNSVRWDGVNEAGQKVAKGGYIAQIEVEAGTTVATVFRKIGVLH, translated from the coding sequence ATGAAAAAAGTGCTGGCCTTCACCGCGTTATTTTTCAGCAGCCTGGTCTGGGCTGAATCCACCCCTTACGGGACGCCCCCTGCACTCTCCACCCTGCCGCATGAGATTATTGCCCAGGTGACCAATGCCCCCAATCCCTTTGACTCCCGCAGGGGCGGCATCGACGGGGAAACCCGGATTTCCTACTGGCTCGCGAGCAACTACTCTGTTCAAGTGACCCTTTATGATCTGCTCGGCTCACGGGTCTGCCGGTGGACATTCCAACCGGGCCAGGAAGGGGGCCGTTCCGGAGTCAATTCGGTCCGTTGGGACGGCGTCAACGAAGCCGGGCAGAAAGTCGCCAAAGGCGGCTATATCGCCCAAATCGAAGTCGAGGCCGGGACCACCGTCGCGACGGTTTTCCGCAAAATCGGCGTTCTTCATTAA